CGCCCTTCCGCCTTGCCGATGACCTGTGCCTGCACGCCGCCGGCACGGACGAACTTGCCGCCGTCACCGGGACGGGCTTCGATATTGCAGATATATGCACCGACCGGAATGTCACGGAGTGCCATGGTGTTTCCGTTTTTGACCGTACTGCCCCCCCAGGAGATTTCCTGGTCGATGCCGATGCCTTCCGTGGCAAGCATGTAGGTCTTGCTGCCGTCCTCGAGACGGACAAGGGCAATGGGAGCGTGACGGGCGGGATCGTGTTCGATGTCGATGACACGCCCGTTCACCGCCGCGTCCGCGGAGCTCTGGTGGCGGAGTGCCGCCTTGTATTTATGAGACGGAGCCCTGTATACGGGGCCGCCCCGCCCGCGGTTCTGTGAAATAATACGTTTTCCCATAGTCCCCACCTACATGATTCCAAGCCGGCTGAGAATCTCCTCTGCAGCCTTTTCATCGGAAAAACCGACGACAGCCTTCTTCTCTCCCTTCATCGTAATCATCGTGCGGACGGAGGTGACCTCCTTGTCGAACATCGCCTCGATCTCACGCCTGATTCCCGCCTTGGTCGCTTCCTTTCGCACCAGAAACTGGAGTTTTCCTTCCTTTTCCAGCATCATGGTGGCCTTTTCAGTCACGAACGGATACTTAAGTTTCATTCACGTCGCCTCCAGTTGGCGGATGGCGCCTTCGGTCCAGACGGTCAGCCTGCCCGCGTGCGTGCCGGGTGCGAGGAGTTCGACATTGAGCTGGTCAACACTGACCGCATCTACGCCGGCAAGGTTCCTCCCTGCCAGAAGCGGCGAGCCGGCGGTCACAATGAGCAGGCTTTTGCGCTGCTTGTACCGGCGGCCGCGCATTTTACCTCTGCCCGCCCGGACTTTCTTGCTTCCCTTCGAGCGTTCGACATCCTCGTACATGCCGAGTGCCTGCAGTGCGGCGATAATCTCCGAGGTCCGGGATATCTGCTCGAAACTGTCCTCCACCACGACGGAGCAGCCGCTCGCCGTCCGGTGACCACGTGATGCCACAAGGTCGGGATTCATGGTGGCGGCGATAGCGGAACGAATTGCTTTCCTCTTTTCCTGCTTGTTGACTTTCCTGACAAGGATCTTCTCAACCTTCGGCGGGTGTGCGGCTCGTCCGCCGACAGCCTGAGGCACCCGTGCGACACGCGATCCGTTCTTCAGACGGG
The Methanoculleus sp. SDB DNA segment above includes these coding regions:
- the rpl2p gene encoding 50S ribosomal protein L2 (one of the primary rRNA-binding proteins; required for association of the 30S and 50S subunits to form the 70S ribosome, for tRNA binding and peptide bond formation), yielding MGKRIISQNRGRGGPVYRAPSHKYKAALRHQSSADAAVNGRVIDIEHDPARHAPIALVRLEDGSKTYMLATEGIGIDQEISWGGSTVKNGNTMALRDIPVGAYICNIEARPGDGGKFVRAGGVQAQVIGKAEGRAGVRMPSGKNKWFKETCMATVGIVAGGGRGEKPFVKAGKKYHKMKSQAQKWPRVKGVCMNVIDHPFGGGGHQHCGRPKTVARGTSPGRKVGHIAARRTGKWKK
- a CDS encoding 50S ribosomal protein L23; amino-acid sequence: MKLKYPFVTEKATMMLEKEGKLQFLVRKEATKAGIRREIEAMFDKEVTSVRTMITMKGEKKAVVGFSDEKAAEEILSRLGIM
- the rpl4lp gene encoding 50S ribosomal protein L4 (L4 is important during the early stages of 50S assembly; it initially binds near the 5' end of the 23S rRNA), whose translation is MKAQVKTLEGSDIREIDLPAVFAEDYRPDLIKRAVLALQSTRYQPHGTNPLAGLRTSAASWGSGRGVAQVPRLKNGSRVARVPQAVGGRAAHPPKVEKILVRKVNKQEKRKAIRSAIAATMNPDLVASRGHRTASGCSVVVEDSFEQISRTSEIIAALQALGMYEDVERSKGSKKVRAGRGKMRGRRYKQRKSLLIVTAGSPLLAGRNLAGVDAVSVDQLNVELLAPGTHAGRLTVWTEGAIRQLEAT